AAAAGAAGACCCAGTTTGGTGGATAGAACAACGATGATTGCGGAGATCCCAGCCAAGGCATGCCAAAGAGCGAATACGGATTCCAGAAGGGGAATTGATCATGCTGCTCAAGGCAGAATTTTTGATAACTTTTAAAGGCGATAAATTGATTGGTGGTATCATTGTGACCCTGATCCTGGGGGCCAACCAGCACATCTGTTGGATTGAGTACCAGAGTCTGAAAGCAGATGCCAGAGAAGGCGGCGAGTACCAAAGCTGCGATCATATGTTGAAACAGTCTGGAACTCATTTGCATCTTTTCTAAAAGAGAGCGAATGCGATTATTTACTGGAATTTACAGCAGGTGTTAACCAATTGATACAAGTTGGCTCAATATGCATTGTATTTTAAACATCATTTTGACAGCCGGTGTTTTCCAAAATTGAGCCATGTACCCAAAAGAGATCGGATCCAGCTTGCAGCAGCAGGAAACAGCATAGACTGTACCAAAAAACTATGATTACGCTCTCGGTTTTTAAGAGAATCACGATTCCGGGGCTACTCGAGTGATCGTGTCGAGCATTTTAGTTTCGATGAGGAGGCTGCAATCCATGCGGCTCAACAATTTTCGCATACATTTCAGGGCGTCGATCAGCCAGGCGGTCAATCACGTGTTGATCGGGGACTCGGTCTACCCTTTTGTTACGTGCGATGGCAGGATCGATTGTCGCGTAAAGAATTTCTTCGTCTGTTCCGGAGGCACTTGCTAACGTCTCACCGGAAGGCGAACAAATGCGGCTTTTGCCGATAAAATGAAACCCGCGCTCATAGCCAACTCGATTGATGGCACAATAATAAATTCCATTTTCCATTGCGCGCATATTGACTCCATGCTCTGCCATACATTCTGCGCCGGAAGGCCAGTTTGTAGGGAGCGCGATGAAATCAGCACCTTGGAGTGCCATGATGCGGGACGATTCCGGGAAGGCACTATCGTAGCAGATATTGAGGCCGATCTTGGCTTGGGGATGTTCGTAGACAGCAAATTCTCGATCTCCAGGAGTCGCAAACCGGTCTACTCCCAGATAGGGCAAGTGTATTTTGCGATAGCTCCCCAGGACTCCGTCCGGTGTAATCAGAACGGCGGCATTATAAACTCCTTGTTCTCCACGCTCCAGCATCCCCACAACGACTGAGTGGTTCAGTTCGCGACATGCCTGTTGCAGTCTCTCAGTGGAAGGACCTGGAATCGACTCTGCGAAAGGGATCGCCTCTTCAAGATCAGCAAAACAGTAACCGGTGATCGCACATTCCGGGAACACTGTCAGGTTTGCTCTCGCGACAGACGTCTCATTCATTTTTTCAATGATGCGCGCGAGGTTCTCTTCTTTTGACATCAGAGAAACATCCATTTGTACGCCGGCAATTTTCATATCCTGTAACCCTCTACAATGACGATCCACGAAAGACGCAATTCAAACTCGAACCACGAAATGGGATTCGATTATAATTGACTGGTGCTCAGGTTTCTATTAGTTGCCGTTGATTAACCGGAAATTCAAAAGCGTTCGGTTGTTCTGAAGGGCGATGCCTGCTTAATGGGAGGCGGGTTTTCTTTCGTGGGGGCAGCTTGCTGCGGTGGAACCAGCACGCCGGATTCTACCAAAGTGATATAAGTCATTGTCAGTAATATCGCATAAGCGACGGCGTTTCCGAAGAGGCCTTTCCCGAACCATTTCAGCGCGCTGCCAGAGGATTTTTTCAAACGGAGTATGACTCCCTTACGTTCCACGCTATAGACTTCAT
This genomic interval from Gimesia alba contains the following:
- a CDS encoding carbon-nitrogen hydrolase family protein, producing MKIAGVQMDVSLMSKEENLARIIEKMNETSVARANLTVFPECAITGYCFADLEEAIPFAESIPGPSTERLQQACRELNHSVVVGMLERGEQGVYNAAVLITPDGVLGSYRKIHLPYLGVDRFATPGDREFAVYEHPQAKIGLNICYDSAFPESSRIMALQGADFIALPTNWPSGAECMAEHGVNMRAMENGIYYCAINRVGYERGFHFIGKSRICSPSGETLASASGTDEEILYATIDPAIARNKRVDRVPDQHVIDRLADRRPEMYAKIVEPHGLQPPHRN